The genomic segment CAGGTCCGTTACCCGAAAGTGCGAGCGTCCAGCGGAAACGACAAGGAAGGGATCTTCGGTCTCGACGCTCGTCCAGCGAGTGGGCAGAGCCGTAACATAGCCGAGGCGGTCGCGATAGAAGAGCAGGTCATCGCCCCATCCGATC from the Terriglobia bacterium genome contains:
- a CDS encoding Y4bD/Y4pK family protein; translation: MRITHPFHPLFGQEIDCVERRIGWGDDLLFYRDRLGYVTALPTRWTSVETEDPFLVVSAGRSHFRVTDLIDLASLITEIQALGDRNGV